The stretch of DNA tgtgttacatggcctttccttttaacaacactcagtaaacgtttgggaactgaggagacacattttttaagcgtctcgaagttggtagagtggccgtgccagcaatcggagtgttgctggttactggggttcaatacccaccttctaccatcctagtcacgcccgttgtgtacttgggcaagacacttcacccttgctcctgatgggtgctggttagcgccttgcatggcagctcccgccatcagtgtgtgaatgtgtgtgaatgggtaaatgtggaaatagtgtcaaagcgctttgagtaccttgaaggtagaaaagcgctatacaagtataacccatttacacagTAGTATTCTGGTAGCACAGTTCAAAAGGTACACACACTGTGATTCCAGGATCGAGGCCCCCCCGGCCCACGTATACACCTTCTGTGAATGGACACGTGCGCCACATGACCGGCGTGGGTGGACCAGGGGGTCAGTGGCCGAGTGGTGTTCAGGACATGCTGAGTGGCAGCTCGTCACGAGTGTACGCCATGGCGTGTGGCGTCACCACCCTGCTCCTCATCACCCTCCTGCTCATGTTCTACTTCCTGGGTCAGTAAGCGCCTCCTTTGCTAGCACACGTCCTGTCATGGCAGCATGTCATAGCACAACCCCATGTTGTTTGTCAGTGCAACAGGGCAGCGTGCTGTGGAGGCTGACGGGCGCCGTGAGGGACAAGGAGGCCACCACTGCAGAACTCTCCCTGCTCATCCAGCAACTACAACAGCTGACACGCAACCTGACGGCCAGTAGAGGGCGCAcgtgagaggaggaggaggaggcggagccaACCAATTCATTATGCCCAACAAAGAAAAACTGCTGATTTGAGGGATGCTACTTTCATCTTTACTTCCTTTATTGTCctgatttttgacatttttaaagGTTTTCGTgggaaaatgtatgttttaatgttTGCAAGCTTTACAATGAACAACTTTGATGTGTATGACCTCTTCTTTTTGCCCTTATGTGACAATTAACTTTGCTCAAATGTTACTACACATTATCTgaagcagcgttttaaaaatgtggaaatggaatccatgcatccattttctactgcttgtcccttttggcgttGCGGGCAGTGCGTATTTATTCTATTTCTCTAATGTCAAAATTATTAAcgattaatttatatatatatatatatatatatatatatatatatatatatatatatatatatatatatatatatatatatatatatatatatatatatataatacatcaaaTGTGTATctctatgtatgtatacatgtatatgtgaatgtatgtatgtatatatatatatatatatatatatatatatatatatatatatatatatacacacatatatgtaaataaatatgaacatacactaccgttcaaaagtttggggtcacgcaaacaattttgtggaatagccttcatttctaagaacaagaatagactgtcgagtttcagatgaaagttctctttttctggccattttgagcgtttaattgaccccacaaatgtgatgctccagaaactcaatctgctcaaaggaaggtcagttttgtagcttctgtaacgagctaaactgttttcagatgtgtgaatatgattgcacaagggttttctaatcatcaattagccttctgagccaatgagcaaacacattgtaccattagaacactggagtgatagttgctggaaatgggcctctatacacctatgtagatattgcaccaaaaaccagacatttgcagccagaatagtcatttaccacattagcaatgtatagagtgtatttctttaaagttaagactagtttaaagttatcttcattgaaaagtacagtgcttttccttcaaaaataaggatatttcaatgtgaccccaaacttttgaacggtagtgtatacacatatatttatttatgtatacataaatatctatctatatatatatgcatacacacatacacacacacacacacatatacatatatatatatatatatacacacacaaatatatatttacaaatatatatatactgtatacatacacatatacatatgcacacatatatatatatatacatatatatatacacacacaaatatatatatacaaatatatatatacatatatatatatatatatatatatatatatatatatatatatatatacatacatacacatttgtactgtatatacacacatatatatatatcagaatcagctttattgtcattacgcagggtaacgagattgaggccattccatacagtgcgatgtgtgcatgcaagaaaacaatgtgtaaatatataaaaatataaaaaatatagaagTGCAAAGAAAGGTGTGGAAGAGaacagtgtacactctatactctCTGtacaatgtacactctatacactctgtgcaAATGTAtaatggtggaatgggttattgcaccgaggagaaggcagttatgagggacaATGGGGCAGTCCGTTCAGGGTGATTATGGCCCTGGAGCAGAAGCTGTTCTTTAGCCTGtttgtcttggttttaatgcacctgtagcgcttcccagagggcagcaggtggaacagatcagagccagggtgggtgctgtccttgctgatggcactggctctgttgaggcagcgggaggtgtagatgtccatcagagaggggagagggcggccgatgatcttctgagccgtcttgaccactctttgcagcctctccctgtctgctgcagtgcagctgccgtaccatactgtaatacagtaggtcagcgaatctcgatggacgagcggtagaaggtcagcagcaggtcaggcttcaggttgtacttcctgaggactctcaggaagtgtagccgctgctaaGCCTTCTTGTTGATTgatgtggtgttgactgtccaggaaaagtcattagagatgtggactccaaggtacctgaaggtgtggaccatctccacacgctcgccgttgatgtagaggggggcagggtcggtgctgctcctcctgaagtcgacgatgatctctctggtcttgctggtgttgagagcgaggttgttctccgaagaccaggccgtcagcttcaggacctcctccctgtaggcagcctcgtcacccctggagatgagcccgaccactgtggtatcgtcagcgaACTTGACGgtaaggttgtcactgtgggctggactgcagtcatgggtgtagaggaagtagaggagggggctcagcacacagccctgtggggcgccgatgctcagcgtgcgggaggatgagaggtgggggccaagtctcacattctggggtcggtccgttaggaagtcccttatccaggcgtttgtgagaggggggaggccaagagtgtccagtttattgcagagtctgtccgggattattgtattgaaggcagaactataatccacaaagagcatccggacgtagctctgctgctgctccaggtggttcagagcagagtggagagcaacagcgatggcgtcctctgtgggtctgttcgcccggtatgcgaactggtgggggtcgaagtctggagggatatggtccttgatgtgctggagaaccagtctctcgaagcacttcatgattaccggagtgagggccactggtcggtaatcattcaggctggtgatgggagacttcttctgcaccgggattattgtagatgacttcaggcaggatgggatgactgcctgagccagggagaggttgaagatcctggtgagggggggagcgagctggtgggcgcatgccctgagcacctttccaggtactccgtctggtccggcagccttcctggggttcacagccaggaccactcgtctgacactgtgctcctgtacagtgagtggagtggtgccggagcccggtgggggcgggggaagggctggagcagatgagtgtcgctggggggtttcgaaacgggcaaagaaacagttaagctcctctgccagtgtcgcactctgatccgcagttgtcacatCGCAACCTCTGAAGTTTGTGATGTcacctcccgtgagttattgctggacagatgggactctatgcacctcctttggtccgcctttgcttttttaatccctctcttcaggtcggctctagcagcactgtacagtgccctgtcacctgacctgaaggctgcgtcgCGGGCCCTGAAGAGTGTGCGGGCCTGGCTGGTCATTcagggtttcttgttggggtaaacccagatggttttttccacagtcacattcccgatgcagaactgtatgtagtccagcaccgttcttgtggctgtctccagctcctgttgttggaagagGTCCCAGTCTGTGTGTTGGGAGCAGTCCTGAAGTTTGGGGAGTGCATCGTCAGGCCAGGTCTGTGTTTACTTTGGCGTCCGGTGGAATATACACAGCCGTGATGATAACAACAGACAGCTCTCTCGGGAGAAAAAAAGGCCGACATCTAACAGACATGTACTCCACATCCGGGCAACATTGCTGTTCAATGATTGTCCCGTTGTTGCACCAGTTCTCATGCACGTAAATACAGAGCcccccctcctctgctcttaccGGAGTCCTTAGTTCTGTCCCGGCGGAGCAGAGTGTGGCCGGCTAGCTGCATGCTAGCATCGGGTATTtccgggtgaagccaggtttcggtGATAATTATAGCACAACAGTCCCGAACAGAGCGGTTTCCAGTgagttgtatatacagtatatatatatagagtatatatatatatatatatatatacacacagtatatatatatatatatatatacacatatacagtatatatatatgcaaaatacgataagggtatcgcaactggctcacctttacaggtactcgcccctgcaccatctgtgagcctgtggcctcgctctcttcatctctccttccatcaaggcaccggcgggactttgcatggcagggacgtcctcctccctgagccaagactaagcttgaccgcatacctcaactggacatgagttggttggcatcagcaggttctcaaatgggcaccccccgtCATCAACGTTTCGTCGAATAAAGCCCATGACGCTTTggaggggct from Entelurus aequoreus isolate RoL-2023_Sb linkage group LG01, RoL_Eaeq_v1.1, whole genome shotgun sequence encodes:
- the si:dkey-20d21.12 gene encoding uncharacterized protein si:dkey-20d21.12, which codes for MSRPPSSQTTPQTYRVNDRDLTEIELHSVDSINDLHRTHPEHNHKGSRPPRPTYTPSVNGHVRHMTGVGGPGGQWPSGVQDMLSGSSSRVYAMACGVTTLLLITLLLMFYFLVQQGSVLWRLTGAVRDKEATTAELSLLIQQLQQLTRNLTASRGRT